From one Rhodamnia argentea isolate NSW1041297 chromosome 1, ASM2092103v1, whole genome shotgun sequence genomic stretch:
- the LOC115755128 gene encoding protein SUPPRESSOR OF GENE SILENCING 3 isoform X2: protein MTSRRGSWSSSSSGNNSHPSSKGKEMSEVEQLSRGVGNVRMDSAPDDGGEWEVYARKSRTKAGSSSGKPLPQNSNSKVWGQQDVAQKPVMQTNSGSGRAAGNRSGFPQTADFRKPAGRGSMSSSQYVAPQTVLRPPLEHGWNWQGRAGSVQAGFQEDDQINYNLSSNDAAGEDGEADKDRDADDDDVDDDDLDMMDDSDDDLMSDEFDSDASQKSHGTRKSNRWFKKFFEIMDSLTVEEINEPGRQWHCPACRGGPGAIDWYRGLQPLMAHAKTIGAKRVKLHRELAELLDEELMRRGTSVVPAGEVFGKWKGLKVEEKDYDIVWPPMVVIMNTILEKDENDKWIGMGNQELLDCFSSYQAVKARHAYGPLGHRGMSILIFETSPRGFFEAERLHKHFADQGTDRSAWDRRGSLFHPGGKRQLYGYMAIKEDLDIFNRHSQAKSKLKFELRSYKEMVVNQVNQMTEDNQQLIWLKNKVVKERMHSRELAKSFDIVSEKLRKTIAENRIVRHRTKMQHEQSKEEMDYQEQFFKEQMNVIHDELNAKEEDFEREQQEKRERVRQSNANPSSAEDKTRMDEIAEFIQLQEKEMDEFVVKREMLEKEHEDKLVAMKKRHWDEEVELEKEFKTQLTQLMESYSHH, encoded by the exons ATGACTTCCAGGAGAGGGAGCTGGAGTTCTTCTAGTTCTGGTAACAATAGTCATCCCTCTTCCAAGGGTAAAGAGATGTCAGAGGTTGAGCAATTGAGTCGGGGAGTGGGAAATGTTCGAATGGATTCCGCACCAGATGATGGTGGTGAGTGGGAAGTATATGCTAGGAAGTCGAGAACCAAAGCTGGTAGCAGCTCCGGGAAACCCTTGCCTCAGAATTCTAATTCTAAAGTATGGGGGCAGCAAGATGTGGCTCAGAAGCCGGTTATGCAGACTAATAGTGGATCAGGGAGGGCAGCTGGCAACAGATCCGGGTTTCCACAAACTGCTGATTTCAGGAAACCAGCTGGTAGAGGAAGCATGAGCTCTTCACAATATGTGGCGCCACAAACTGTGCTTAGGCCACCTCTTGAGCATGGATGGAATTGGCAAGGCAGAGCTGGTTCGGTGCAGGCTGGGTTTCAAGAGGATGACCAAATTAATTATAACTTGTCCTCAAATGATGCTGCTGGTGAGGATGGTGAGGCGGACAAGGATCGTGATGCTGACGATGATGACGTGGATGACGATGACCTTGATATGATGGATGATTCTGATGATGATTTGATGagtgatgaatttgattctgaCGCAAGTCAAAAGAGCCATGGAACGCGGAAGAGCAATAGGTggtttaagaaattttttgagataatgGATTCGTTGACTGTTGAGGAGATAAATGAACCTGGAAGGCAGTGGCACTGTCCTGCTTGTCGTGGGGGTCCTGGTGCTATTGACTGGTACCGAGGTCTGCAGCCTCTGATGGCACATGCAAAAACAATTGGAGCGAAAAGGGTTAAGCTTCACCGGGAGCTCGCAGAACTCTTAGATGAGGAGTTGATGAGGAGAGGCACTTCAGTGGTCCCTGCTGGCGAAGTATTTGGGAAGTGGAAAGGGTTGAAGGTTGAGGAGAAAGATTATGACATAGTGTGGCCTCCAATGGTTGTCATCATGAACACAATCctggaaaaggatgaaaatgacAAG TGGATTGGTATGGGAAACCAAGAACTTCTGGACTGCTTCAGTTCGTATCAAGCTGTAAAAGCTCGTCATGCTTATGGACCTCTGGGTCATCGTGGCATGAGCATTCTTATTTTTGAGACCTCTCCAAGGGGCTTTTTCGAGGCTGAACGTCTGCACAAGCACTTTGCAGACCAAGGAACAGACAGAAGTGCTTGGGATCGCCGAGGTTCCTTATTTCATCCTGGGGGAAAACGTCAGCTTTATGGATATATGGCAATAAAAGAGGATTTAGACATTTTTAACAGGCACTCACAag cTAAATCTAAGCTGAAATTTGAGTTGAGATCCTACAAAGAGATGGTCGTTAACCAAGTGAATCAGATGACGGAGGACAACCAGCAACTGATCTGGCTTAAGAACAAGGTTGTCAAGGAGCGAATGCACTCGAGGGAACTGGCGAAGTCATTTGACATCGTGTCTGAAAAGCTGCGGAAGACCATCGCGGAGAACCGTATTGTAAGGCACAGAACGAAGATGCAACATGAACAGAGCAAGGAGGAA ATGGATTATCAGGAGCAGTTCTTCAAAGAGCAAATGAACGTCATCCATGATGAATTGAATGCGAAGGAAGAGGACTTTGAGAGGGAACAACAGGAGAAGAGGGAGCGGGTGAGGCAATCAAATGCTAATCCTTCAAGTGCTGAAGATAAGACGAG GATGGACGAAATTGCTGAGTTCATCCAGCTCCAGGAAAAGGAAATGGATGAATTCGTGGTgaaaagggagatgctggagaaAGAGCATGAAGACAAGCTGGTGGCGATGAAGAAGAGGCATTGGGATGAGGAAGTGGAGTTGGAGAAGGAGTTCAAGACCCAACTCACTCAACTGATGGAGTCATACTCCCACCATTGA
- the LOC115755128 gene encoding protein SUPPRESSOR OF GENE SILENCING 3 isoform X1 — translation MTSRRGSWSSSSSGNNSHPSSKGKEMSEVEQLSRGVGNVRMDSAPDDGGEWEVYARKSRTKAGSSSGKPLPQNSNSKVWGQQDVAQKPVMQTNSGSGRAAGNRSGFPQTADFRKPAGRGSMSSSQYVAPQTVLRPPLEHGWNWQGRAGSVQAGFQEDDQINYNLSSNDAAGEDGEADKDRDADDDDVDDDDLDMMDDSDDDLMSDEFDSDASQKSHGTRKSNRWFKKFFEIMDSLTVEEINEPGRQWHCPACRGGPGAIDWYRGLQPLMAHAKTIGAKRVKLHRELAELLDEELMRRGTSVVPAGEVFGKWKGLKVEEKDYDIVWPPMVVIMNTILEKDENDKWIGMGNQELLDCFSSYQAVKARHAYGPLGHRGMSILIFETSPRGFFEAERLHKHFADQGTDRSAWDRRGSLFHPGGKRQLYGYMAIKEDLDIFNRHSQAKSKLKFELRSYKEMVVNQVNQMTEDNQQLIWLKNKVVKERMHSRELAKSFDIVSEKLRKTIAENRIVRHRTKMQHEQSKEEMDYQEQFFKEQMNVIHDELNAKEEDFEREQQEKRERVRQSNANPSSAEDKTRGMDEIAEFIQLQEKEMDEFVVKREMLEKEHEDKLVAMKKRHWDEEVELEKEFKTQLTQLMESYSHH, via the exons ATGACTTCCAGGAGAGGGAGCTGGAGTTCTTCTAGTTCTGGTAACAATAGTCATCCCTCTTCCAAGGGTAAAGAGATGTCAGAGGTTGAGCAATTGAGTCGGGGAGTGGGAAATGTTCGAATGGATTCCGCACCAGATGATGGTGGTGAGTGGGAAGTATATGCTAGGAAGTCGAGAACCAAAGCTGGTAGCAGCTCCGGGAAACCCTTGCCTCAGAATTCTAATTCTAAAGTATGGGGGCAGCAAGATGTGGCTCAGAAGCCGGTTATGCAGACTAATAGTGGATCAGGGAGGGCAGCTGGCAACAGATCCGGGTTTCCACAAACTGCTGATTTCAGGAAACCAGCTGGTAGAGGAAGCATGAGCTCTTCACAATATGTGGCGCCACAAACTGTGCTTAGGCCACCTCTTGAGCATGGATGGAATTGGCAAGGCAGAGCTGGTTCGGTGCAGGCTGGGTTTCAAGAGGATGACCAAATTAATTATAACTTGTCCTCAAATGATGCTGCTGGTGAGGATGGTGAGGCGGACAAGGATCGTGATGCTGACGATGATGACGTGGATGACGATGACCTTGATATGATGGATGATTCTGATGATGATTTGATGagtgatgaatttgattctgaCGCAAGTCAAAAGAGCCATGGAACGCGGAAGAGCAATAGGTggtttaagaaattttttgagataatgGATTCGTTGACTGTTGAGGAGATAAATGAACCTGGAAGGCAGTGGCACTGTCCTGCTTGTCGTGGGGGTCCTGGTGCTATTGACTGGTACCGAGGTCTGCAGCCTCTGATGGCACATGCAAAAACAATTGGAGCGAAAAGGGTTAAGCTTCACCGGGAGCTCGCAGAACTCTTAGATGAGGAGTTGATGAGGAGAGGCACTTCAGTGGTCCCTGCTGGCGAAGTATTTGGGAAGTGGAAAGGGTTGAAGGTTGAGGAGAAAGATTATGACATAGTGTGGCCTCCAATGGTTGTCATCATGAACACAATCctggaaaaggatgaaaatgacAAG TGGATTGGTATGGGAAACCAAGAACTTCTGGACTGCTTCAGTTCGTATCAAGCTGTAAAAGCTCGTCATGCTTATGGACCTCTGGGTCATCGTGGCATGAGCATTCTTATTTTTGAGACCTCTCCAAGGGGCTTTTTCGAGGCTGAACGTCTGCACAAGCACTTTGCAGACCAAGGAACAGACAGAAGTGCTTGGGATCGCCGAGGTTCCTTATTTCATCCTGGGGGAAAACGTCAGCTTTATGGATATATGGCAATAAAAGAGGATTTAGACATTTTTAACAGGCACTCACAag cTAAATCTAAGCTGAAATTTGAGTTGAGATCCTACAAAGAGATGGTCGTTAACCAAGTGAATCAGATGACGGAGGACAACCAGCAACTGATCTGGCTTAAGAACAAGGTTGTCAAGGAGCGAATGCACTCGAGGGAACTGGCGAAGTCATTTGACATCGTGTCTGAAAAGCTGCGGAAGACCATCGCGGAGAACCGTATTGTAAGGCACAGAACGAAGATGCAACATGAACAGAGCAAGGAGGAA ATGGATTATCAGGAGCAGTTCTTCAAAGAGCAAATGAACGTCATCCATGATGAATTGAATGCGAAGGAAGAGGACTTTGAGAGGGAACAACAGGAGAAGAGGGAGCGGGTGAGGCAATCAAATGCTAATCCTTCAAGTGCTGAAGATAAGACGAGGGG GATGGACGAAATTGCTGAGTTCATCCAGCTCCAGGAAAAGGAAATGGATGAATTCGTGGTgaaaagggagatgctggagaaAGAGCATGAAGACAAGCTGGTGGCGATGAAGAAGAGGCATTGGGATGAGGAAGTGGAGTTGGAGAAGGAGTTCAAGACCCAACTCACTCAACTGATGGAGTCATACTCCCACCATTGA
- the LOC115755123 gene encoding GDSL esterase/lipase At5g08460 produces MAKPFSMFPRLLLMGASVAVVFSIGASGSPQVPAFFVFGDSLVDDGNNNYLTSLAKANYLPYGVDFDGGPSGRFCNGKTIIDFLGELLGLPYVPAYVNTLEDDRSILGGVNYASAAAGILDESGRELGGRFSLRQQVENFRSTLSQLKNQKGEEELGQYLAKSLVMMNLGSNDYLNNYLMPSLYDTSSIFNPSDYAQILISNYTTHIVALHSLGLRKFLIAGIGPLGCMPNQLATGADTPGKCISTVNNMVRLFNMRLRSLVDQLNANAHGQRAIFVYANTFDLFADILANANTYGLRVVDRGCCGIGRNRGQITCLPLQMPCMNRDEYVFWDAFHPTQAVNKIIAEGAYAGPPSVCYPINVKQMAYDA; encoded by the exons ATGGCAAAGCCCTTCTCAATGTTTCCAAGGCTACTGCTGATGGGTGCTTCTGTGGCGGTTGTTTTCTCAATTGGTGCTTCTGGGTCTCCACAAGTTCCAGCGTTCTTTGTGTTTGGAGACTCTTTAGTCGACGATGGAAACAATAACTATTTGACCTCCTTGGCTAAAGCAAACTACTTGCCCTATGGTGTCGATTTCGACGGAGGTCCTTCGGGAAGATTCTGCAATGGGAAAACGATCATCGACTTTCTTG GGGAGCTACTGGGTCTTCCATATGTACCGGCATATGTGAACACGCTTGAAGATGACCGAAGCATTCTAGGAGGGGTAAACTATGCTTCTGCCGCTGCTGGCATTCTAGATGAGTCGGGAAGAGAGCTT GGAGGTCGATTCTCGCTGCGGCAACAGGTGGAGAATTTCCGGAGCACATTGAGCCAGCTCAAGAACCAAAAGGGAGAGGAGGAGTTGGGGCAGTACTTGGCCAAGTCGCTGGTGATGATGAACCTTGGCAGCAACGACTACCTCAACAACTACCTGATGCCTTCCCTCTATGACACCAGCTCCATCTTCAACCCCAGTGACTATGCTCAGATTCTCATCTCCAATTACACTACACACATTGTG GCATTGCACAGTCTGGGGCTGAGGAAGTTCTTAATTGCTGGGATCGGGCCACTGGGTTGCATGCCGAACCAACTGGCTACTGGAGCTGATACGCCGGGGAAATGCATCTCCACCGTCAACAACATGGTCAGGCTGTTCAACATGCGGCTCAGGTCTCTTGTGGACCAACTCAATGCCAATGCTCATGGCCAACGTGCCATTTTTGTGTATGCCAATACTTTCGATCTCTTCGCCGACATCTTGGCCAACGCCAATACTTACG GATTAAGGGTGGTGGACAGAGGGTGTTGTGGGATAGGAAGGAATCGAGGTCAGATCACATGCCTGCCATTGCAGATGCCGTGCATGAACAGAGACGAGTACGTGTTTTGGGACGCATTCCATCCGACGCAGGCCGTGAACAAGATCATCGCCGAGGGAGCGTACGCTGGTCCTCCTTCCGTCTGCTACCCTATCAATGTCAAGCAAATGGCTTATGATGCCTAA
- the LOC115755116 gene encoding tetratricopeptide repeat protein 27 homolog isoform X2, giving the protein MCDSDLAILREYELRLLRCTLPPRTPPPQTPSPPSVPNHHLHALIHDLLLSIEAGEYHAALLNSDALRLVFNLSASTLPDLSDSTESAEAVYSDLIDRAESFLVNVSGNEAESGLRVVLVLCVAVAALLVFTQCNITGPLKGFPKCPLPLDVEEYVEWDNWARHQLMSAGSDLLGKFTHLQYIVLAKMLLVRTKDLSVHGTIASVDGLQSMSWWLARVLFIHQRVLDERSSSLFDLLHVFGAESLHHFGNLEKVSGYWGPKLGDDEKKAIVSMVHLEAGMMEHSYGRIDSCRHHFDSAEMAAGLQLSVTGVLGFRTAHQVEAKAQRVLVTNVSSLDDGDIEPLRRLGENNSRSLQYATCETSDVLMTPKLLENNHGDVESAVQSVQNGSVAALPLHAFQQAVILAKCLLIERSSRQDDMQRWDMAPYIETIDSQQSVCFIIRCFCDILRIQWESTRSRTKERALVMMDTLVKGVYEPSPQVAERMFCSFGVYMPTIPALRKEYGEFLIRCGLMGEAVKIFEDLELWDNLIYCYRLLEKKSAAVELIKTRLSVMSNDPRLWCSLGDVTNSDACYEKALEVSSGRSARAKRSLARSAYNKGDYGKSVVLWESAMALNSLYPDGWFALGAAALKARDIEKALDGFTRAVQLDPDNGEAWNNIACLHMIKKRSKEAFIAFKEALKFKRNSWQLWENFSQVAFDVGNINQALEATQMVLKMTNSKRVDAELLGKVTEEIEKRAGCSTDQNQSPDSDAELANESGCTDPQTGILRQTEQLVDSLGKILQQIVRSGAGADMWGLFARWHKMKGDLVMCSEALLKQVRSYQSIYGNFIIYWKPKRTPCS; this is encoded by the exons ATGTGCGATTCTGACCTCGCGATCCTCCGCGAGTATGAGCTCCGCCTCCTCCGTTGCACCCTCCCTCCTCGCACTCCTCCTCCTCAAACTCCATCTCCGCCTTCCGTTCCGAATCACCACCTCCACGCCCTCATCCACGACCTTCTCCTATCCATCGAGGCCGGCGAGTATCACGCAGCTCTGCTCAACTCCGATGCCCTCCgcctcgtcttcaacctctccgCGAGTACCCTCCCCGACCTCTCCGACTCCACCGAATCAGCTGAGGCTGTCTACTCCGATTTGATTGACCGAGCCGAGTCGTTTCTCGTGAACGTGTCGGGCAATGAGGCGGAGAGTGGTTTGAGAGTTGTTCTCGTCTTGTGTGTGGCTGTGGCGGCGCTTTTGGTCTTCACTCAATGTAACATCACCGG ACCATTGAAGGGGTTTCCCAAGTGTCCTTTGCCATTGGATGTGGAAGAATATGTGGAGTGGGACAATTGGGCCCGTCATCAGCTCATGTCTGCAGGTTCTGATTTGCTCGGAAAATTCACTCATCTTCAG TACATAGTCCTTGCTAAGATGTTGCTTGTGAGGACAAAGGACTTGTCAGTTCATGGCACTATAGCTTCAGTGGATGGACTGCAAAGCATGTCATGGTGGCTGGCCCGTGTACTATTTATTCATCAAAGAGTATTGGATGAGaggtcttcttctttgtttgatCTCCTGCATGTCTTTGGTGCTGAGAGTTTGCACCATTTTGGTAATTTAGAGAAGGTATCTGGTTACTGGGGTCCCAAGTTAGGTGATGATGAAAAAAAGGCAATTGTATCAATGGTCCATCTAGAAGCTGGTATGATGGAACATAGCTATGGAAGGATTGATTCTTGCAG GCATCATTTTGATTCAGCGGAAATGGCTGCTGGGCTTCAGCTCTCAGTGACTGGGGTTCTTGGATTCCGAACTGCACATCAG GTAGAAGCAAAAGCACAAAGGGTACTTGTTACAAACGTAAGCTCATTGGACGATGGAGATATAGAGCCGTTGAGGAGGCTTGGTGAAAATAATTCGAGATCACTGCAATATGCCACATGTGAGACCTCTGATGTCTTGATGACTCCTAAATTGTTAGAGAATAATCATGGTGATGTTGAGAGTGCTGTTCAAAGCGTTCAGAATGGTAGTGTTGCGGCTCTCCCATTGCATGCATTCCAACAAGCAGTGATCCTGGCAAAATGCCTTCTGATAGAAAGGAGCTCTCGGCAGGATGATATGCAAA GATGGGATATGGCTCCATACATAGAGACAATTGATTCCCAGCAGTCTGTGTGTTTCATT ATACGTTGCTTCTGTGACATATTACGTATACAATGGGAGTCAACTCGTAGTCGCACAAAGGAACGCGCTTTGGTGATGATGGATACTTTG GTTAAGGGTGTGTATGAGCCTTCTCCACAAGTTGCCGAGAGGATGTTCTGTAGCTTTGGAGTATATATGCCCACTATTCCTGCACTTCGAAA GGAATATGGTGAATTTTTAATAAGGTGTGGTTTAATGGGAGAGGCAGTCAAGATATTTGAAGATCTTGAGTTGTGGGACAATCTTATATACTGCTATCG tTTGTTGGAGAAGAAATCGGCAGCGGTAGAACTTATTAAAACCAGGCTCTCTGTCATGTCCAATGACCCGCGGCTATG GTGTTCATTGGGTGATGTGACAAATAGTGATGCCTGCTATGAAAAGGCACTGGAAGTTTCAAGTGGTAGATCTGCTCGAGCTAAG AGGTCCCTTGCTCGAAGTGCATACAACAAAGGGGACTATGGGAAATCTGTGGTTTTGTG GGAGTCTGCAATGGCCTTGAATTCTTTGTATCCAGATGGCTGGTTTGCGTTGGGTGCTGCAGCTTTGAAG GCGAGGGACATTGAAAAGGCTCTTGATGGGTTCACTCGTGCGGTTCAACTTGATCCTGACAATGGGGAAGCTTGGAACAATATTGCTTGTTT GCATATGatcaaaaagagaagcaaagaagctttCATCGCATTTAAGGAAGCCTTGAAGTTCAA AAGAAACAGCTGGCAGTTGTGGGAGAACTTTAGTCAAGTCGCCTTTGATGTCGGTAATATCAATCAG GCTTTGGAAGCTACACAGATGGTACTGAAAATGACAAACAGTAAAAGAGTAGATGCTGAGTTATTAGGGAAAGTCACTGAAGAGATAGAAAAAAGAGCTGGATGTTCTACCGATCAAAATCAATCTCCTGATTCCGATGCAGAGTTGGCTAACGAGTCTGGATGTACTGATCCTCAGACTGGGATACTACGGCAAACTGAACAGTTGGTAGACTCTCTTGGAAAGATTTTACAGCAG ATAGTCCGAAGTGGTGCGGGAGCAGATATGTGGGGGTTATTTGCAAGGTGGCACAAGATGAAAGGAGATCTTGTAATGTGCTCTGAAGCCTTATTGAAGCAAGTTAGGTCGTATCAG AGTATATATGGAAATTTCATCATCTACTGGAAGCCGAAGAGAACTCCTTGCAGCTGA
- the LOC115755116 gene encoding tetratricopeptide repeat protein 27 homolog isoform X1: MCDSDLAILREYELRLLRCTLPPRTPPPQTPSPPSVPNHHLHALIHDLLLSIEAGEYHAALLNSDALRLVFNLSASTLPDLSDSTESAEAVYSDLIDRAESFLVNVSGNEAESGLRVVLVLCVAVAALLVFTQCNITGPLKGFPKCPLPLDVEEYVEWDNWARHQLMSAGSDLLGKFTHLQYIVLAKMLLVRTKDLSVHGTIASVDGLQSMSWWLARVLFIHQRVLDERSSSLFDLLHVFGAESLHHFGNLEKVSGYWGPKLGDDEKKAIVSMVHLEAGMMEHSYGRIDSCRHHFDSAEMAAGLQLSVTGVLGFRTAHQVEAKAQRVLVTNVSSLDDGDIEPLRRLGENNSRSLQYATCETSDVLMTPKLLENNHGDVESAVQSVQNGSVAALPLHAFQQAVILAKCLLIERSSRQDDMQRWDMAPYIETIDSQQSVCFIIRCFCDILRIQWESTRSRTKERALVMMDTLVKGVYEPSPQVAERMFCSFGVYMPTIPALRKEYGEFLIRCGLMGEAVKIFEDLELWDNLIYCYRLLEKKSAAVELIKTRLSVMSNDPRLWCSLGDVTNSDACYEKALEVSSGRSARAKRSLARSAYNKGDYGKSVVLWESAMALNSLYPDGWFALGAAALKARDIEKALDGFTRAVQLDPDNGEAWNNIACLHMIKKRSKEAFIAFKEALKFKRNSWQLWENFSQVAFDVGNINQALEATQMVLKMTNSKRVDAELLGKVTEEIEKRAGCSTDQNQSPDSDAELANESGCTDPQTGILRQTEQLVDSLGKILQQIVRSGAGADMWGLFARWHKMKGDLVMCSEALLKQVRSYQGSELWKDSDRFKKFALASLDLCRVYMEISSSTGSRRELLAAEMHLKSIIRQAGNFLDTREFSDVQCCLDDVKKKLQSDSVA; this comes from the exons ATGTGCGATTCTGACCTCGCGATCCTCCGCGAGTATGAGCTCCGCCTCCTCCGTTGCACCCTCCCTCCTCGCACTCCTCCTCCTCAAACTCCATCTCCGCCTTCCGTTCCGAATCACCACCTCCACGCCCTCATCCACGACCTTCTCCTATCCATCGAGGCCGGCGAGTATCACGCAGCTCTGCTCAACTCCGATGCCCTCCgcctcgtcttcaacctctccgCGAGTACCCTCCCCGACCTCTCCGACTCCACCGAATCAGCTGAGGCTGTCTACTCCGATTTGATTGACCGAGCCGAGTCGTTTCTCGTGAACGTGTCGGGCAATGAGGCGGAGAGTGGTTTGAGAGTTGTTCTCGTCTTGTGTGTGGCTGTGGCGGCGCTTTTGGTCTTCACTCAATGTAACATCACCGG ACCATTGAAGGGGTTTCCCAAGTGTCCTTTGCCATTGGATGTGGAAGAATATGTGGAGTGGGACAATTGGGCCCGTCATCAGCTCATGTCTGCAGGTTCTGATTTGCTCGGAAAATTCACTCATCTTCAG TACATAGTCCTTGCTAAGATGTTGCTTGTGAGGACAAAGGACTTGTCAGTTCATGGCACTATAGCTTCAGTGGATGGACTGCAAAGCATGTCATGGTGGCTGGCCCGTGTACTATTTATTCATCAAAGAGTATTGGATGAGaggtcttcttctttgtttgatCTCCTGCATGTCTTTGGTGCTGAGAGTTTGCACCATTTTGGTAATTTAGAGAAGGTATCTGGTTACTGGGGTCCCAAGTTAGGTGATGATGAAAAAAAGGCAATTGTATCAATGGTCCATCTAGAAGCTGGTATGATGGAACATAGCTATGGAAGGATTGATTCTTGCAG GCATCATTTTGATTCAGCGGAAATGGCTGCTGGGCTTCAGCTCTCAGTGACTGGGGTTCTTGGATTCCGAACTGCACATCAG GTAGAAGCAAAAGCACAAAGGGTACTTGTTACAAACGTAAGCTCATTGGACGATGGAGATATAGAGCCGTTGAGGAGGCTTGGTGAAAATAATTCGAGATCACTGCAATATGCCACATGTGAGACCTCTGATGTCTTGATGACTCCTAAATTGTTAGAGAATAATCATGGTGATGTTGAGAGTGCTGTTCAAAGCGTTCAGAATGGTAGTGTTGCGGCTCTCCCATTGCATGCATTCCAACAAGCAGTGATCCTGGCAAAATGCCTTCTGATAGAAAGGAGCTCTCGGCAGGATGATATGCAAA GATGGGATATGGCTCCATACATAGAGACAATTGATTCCCAGCAGTCTGTGTGTTTCATT ATACGTTGCTTCTGTGACATATTACGTATACAATGGGAGTCAACTCGTAGTCGCACAAAGGAACGCGCTTTGGTGATGATGGATACTTTG GTTAAGGGTGTGTATGAGCCTTCTCCACAAGTTGCCGAGAGGATGTTCTGTAGCTTTGGAGTATATATGCCCACTATTCCTGCACTTCGAAA GGAATATGGTGAATTTTTAATAAGGTGTGGTTTAATGGGAGAGGCAGTCAAGATATTTGAAGATCTTGAGTTGTGGGACAATCTTATATACTGCTATCG tTTGTTGGAGAAGAAATCGGCAGCGGTAGAACTTATTAAAACCAGGCTCTCTGTCATGTCCAATGACCCGCGGCTATG GTGTTCATTGGGTGATGTGACAAATAGTGATGCCTGCTATGAAAAGGCACTGGAAGTTTCAAGTGGTAGATCTGCTCGAGCTAAG AGGTCCCTTGCTCGAAGTGCATACAACAAAGGGGACTATGGGAAATCTGTGGTTTTGTG GGAGTCTGCAATGGCCTTGAATTCTTTGTATCCAGATGGCTGGTTTGCGTTGGGTGCTGCAGCTTTGAAG GCGAGGGACATTGAAAAGGCTCTTGATGGGTTCACTCGTGCGGTTCAACTTGATCCTGACAATGGGGAAGCTTGGAACAATATTGCTTGTTT GCATATGatcaaaaagagaagcaaagaagctttCATCGCATTTAAGGAAGCCTTGAAGTTCAA AAGAAACAGCTGGCAGTTGTGGGAGAACTTTAGTCAAGTCGCCTTTGATGTCGGTAATATCAATCAG GCTTTGGAAGCTACACAGATGGTACTGAAAATGACAAACAGTAAAAGAGTAGATGCTGAGTTATTAGGGAAAGTCACTGAAGAGATAGAAAAAAGAGCTGGATGTTCTACCGATCAAAATCAATCTCCTGATTCCGATGCAGAGTTGGCTAACGAGTCTGGATGTACTGATCCTCAGACTGGGATACTACGGCAAACTGAACAGTTGGTAGACTCTCTTGGAAAGATTTTACAGCAG ATAGTCCGAAGTGGTGCGGGAGCAGATATGTGGGGGTTATTTGCAAGGTGGCACAAGATGAAAGGAGATCTTGTAATGTGCTCTGAAGCCTTATTGAAGCAAGTTAGGTCGTATCAG GGATCTGAGTTGTGGAAGGATAGTGATCGGTTTAAGAAGTTCGCCTTGGCCTCTTTGGACCTTTGCAGAGTATATATGGAAATTTCATCATCTACTGGAAGCCGAAGAGAACTCCTTGCAGCTGAGATGCACTTGAAAAGCATCATTAGACAG GCTGGAAACTTTCTTGACACCAGAGAATTCTCTGATGTCCAATGTTGCCTCGATGATGTGAAGAAGAAACTTCAATCTGATTCTGTTGCTTGA